The uncultured Desulfobulbus sp. genome window below encodes:
- the fabG gene encoding 3-oxoacyl-ACP reductase FabG, translating into MGNFEGKKAVVTGATRGIGRAITEALLAQGARVHGVYGGNQAAAEAMQADCSQFAGRLTLSQLDVSDYVAVATFFTELEAEWETLDILVNNAGIRRDAVLPMMKEDDWRRVIDVNLTGGYTMSKFAVPMMLSQKYGRILFVTSPMGHLGFAGQANYSASKAGQVGLMKSLSKEVAKRKITVNCVSPGFIATDFIEDLQEAQVKAYKKMVPANRFGQPSEVADAALFLLSDQAAYINGAVLEITGGL; encoded by the coding sequence ATGGGCAACTTTGAAGGGAAAAAAGCGGTTGTTACCGGGGCAACCCGTGGCATCGGTCGGGCCATTACCGAGGCCCTGCTTGCCCAGGGGGCAAGAGTCCATGGTGTCTATGGCGGGAACCAGGCAGCGGCAGAAGCCATGCAGGCTGACTGCAGCCAGTTTGCTGGTCGTTTGACGCTCTCCCAACTTGATGTCAGCGATTACGTGGCAGTGGCAACCTTTTTTACAGAGCTGGAAGCAGAGTGGGAAACCCTGGATATCCTGGTCAACAACGCCGGAATCCGTCGTGATGCGGTCCTGCCCATGATGAAAGAGGATGACTGGCGACGGGTGATTGATGTCAATCTCACCGGCGGCTACACCATGTCCAAGTTTGCCGTGCCCATGATGCTCTCCCAAAAGTACGGACGTATTCTCTTTGTAACTTCCCCCATGGGACATCTGGGATTTGCCGGCCAGGCCAACTACTCTGCCTCCAAGGCAGGGCAGGTCGGCCTGATGAAGTCACTCTCTAAAGAGGTGGCGAAGCGTAAAATCACAGTCAACTGCGTTTCTCCCGGTTTTATCGCCACCGACTTTATTGAGGATCTTCAGGAAGCACAGGTCAAAGCCTACAAGAAGATGGTCCCTGCCAATCGTTTTGGTCAGCCGTCTGAGGTGGCCGATGCAGCCCTTTTTCTTCTGAGTGATCAGGCAGCCTATATTAATGGCGCTGTCCTTGAGATAACCGGCGGACTCTAA
- a CDS encoding acyl carrier protein — translation MTRDEIKDVILEIIADIDDEADFDSLDADAPLRDQLDLDSMDFLDIVMELRKRYKLQIPEEEYPELATLTSCVNYLEPKLQDV, via the coding sequence ATGACCCGTGACGAAATCAAGGACGTGATCCTTGAAATCATAGCAGATATTGACGATGAAGCTGATTTTGACTCCCTGGATGCAGATGCACCTCTGCGCGATCAGCTTGATCTTGACTCCATGGACTTTCTTGACATTGTCATGGAGTTGCGCAAGCGCTACAAACTACAGATTCCCGAAGAGGAATACCCGGAGCTTGCCACATTGACCAGTTGTGTCAATTACCTCGAGCCGAAACTCCAAGACGTTTAA
- the alaS gene encoding alanine--tRNA ligase, whose product MTGNDIRKSFLEFFESKGHTRVTASSLVPHDDPTLLFVNSGMVQFKKVFMGEEKRPYTRATTAQSSVRAGGKHNDLENVGYTARHHTFFEMLGNFSFGDYFKKEAIAFAWEFLTKKLGIDPSKLWVSVYNDDDEAYQLWEQVEDLPKGRIVRMGEKDNFWQMGDTGPCGPCSEIHIDQGAEVGCGRPDCVLGCDCDRYLELWNLVFMQFYRDEEGNMTPLPKPSIDTGMGLERVAAVLQGKFNNFDCDLFTPIIDYVAGQAGKKYHDNDGDDVSMRVIADHARATTFLVADGVLPSNEGRGYVLRRIMRRAIRYGRALGLSSFFPGVCELVTNEMVEAYPHLENTRELLAKVVTNEEARFGETLDHGLNKLDQEIRRLKKESGDAAVIAGDFIFKLYDTYGFPVDIVRDIAIEKGVSFDEPGFNTAMEQQREQSRKSWKGSDVDHLDAGIVELGSQNKKAEFIGYGATQGVSTVDAMVGAAGTLVETAQVGDTLRVFCAQTPFYAESGGQIGDQGDIVWPEGRFAVSRTFAPIDGLILHEGEVVQGELKVGTQVELQVAERRNDTALNHTATHLLQAAMKKVLGDHVKQAGSAVDHNRLRFDFTHFSPLTHGEICTIEQLVNAEIRKNIEVSTVLLGREQAIEEGATALFGEKYGDEVRVVSIGGFSKELCGGTHAKRTGDIGLFKIVVETGIAAGVRRIEAVTGPGAVHWVQELARQTSEISSVISGPIEGAVDKIQGLLKRQKELERQIANLNASMALSDLDQLLSSAIDIDGMQVIASRVPLDSPKTLREIGDKVRDKLASGIIVLGGEFDGKAALLAMVSKDLTGRIKAGELVSRVAAVVGGKGGGRPDMAQAGGPMPDKLDEAISSVSSIIKGLGGI is encoded by the coding sequence ATGACCGGTAACGATATTCGCAAAAGTTTTTTGGAATTTTTTGAGAGCAAGGGCCATACACGGGTCACTGCCTCTTCCCTTGTCCCCCATGATGACCCCACCCTGCTTTTTGTCAATTCGGGCATGGTCCAGTTTAAAAAAGTCTTCATGGGCGAGGAGAAACGTCCTTATACCAGGGCGACCACGGCGCAGTCCAGTGTTCGTGCCGGTGGTAAACACAACGACCTGGAAAACGTTGGCTACACTGCCCGCCATCATACCTTTTTTGAAATGCTGGGGAACTTCTCCTTCGGCGACTACTTCAAGAAAGAAGCCATCGCCTTTGCCTGGGAATTTCTCACCAAAAAACTTGGTATTGATCCCAGCAAACTCTGGGTTTCCGTCTACAATGACGATGACGAAGCCTACCAGCTTTGGGAGCAGGTAGAAGATCTGCCCAAGGGTCGCATCGTCCGCATGGGGGAAAAAGACAACTTTTGGCAGATGGGTGACACCGGTCCCTGTGGCCCCTGTTCCGAGATTCATATCGATCAGGGCGCCGAGGTCGGCTGTGGCCGGCCTGACTGTGTACTTGGTTGTGACTGTGATCGCTATCTTGAGTTGTGGAACCTGGTGTTCATGCAGTTTTACCGCGACGAAGAGGGCAACATGACACCCCTACCCAAGCCTTCCATTGATACCGGTATGGGGCTTGAGCGCGTTGCCGCAGTTCTCCAGGGCAAATTTAACAACTTTGATTGCGATCTCTTCACGCCGATCATTGACTATGTGGCTGGCCAGGCCGGGAAAAAATACCACGACAATGACGGAGATGATGTCTCCATGCGGGTTATTGCCGATCATGCCCGTGCGACCACCTTCTTGGTGGCCGATGGTGTCCTGCCCTCCAATGAAGGCCGCGGCTACGTCCTGCGCCGCATCATGCGCCGGGCCATCCGTTACGGCCGTGCCCTGGGACTGAGCTCTTTCTTCCCGGGAGTCTGTGAACTGGTGACCAATGAGATGGTGGAAGCCTATCCCCATCTAGAAAATACCCGTGAACTGCTGGCAAAGGTAGTAACTAACGAGGAAGCCCGCTTTGGCGAGACCCTGGATCATGGCCTCAATAAGCTGGACCAGGAGATCCGTCGCCTCAAAAAAGAGAGCGGCGATGCTGCGGTCATTGCCGGTGATTTTATCTTCAAACTCTACGATACCTACGGTTTTCCCGTGGATATCGTTCGGGATATTGCCATTGAAAAAGGCGTCTCCTTTGATGAGCCTGGCTTTAACACCGCCATGGAACAGCAGCGTGAGCAGTCTCGCAAATCCTGGAAGGGCAGCGATGTCGATCACCTGGATGCTGGTATTGTCGAGCTGGGCAGCCAAAATAAAAAGGCTGAGTTCATTGGCTACGGTGCAACCCAGGGTGTTTCAACCGTTGATGCCATGGTCGGCGCAGCTGGTACGCTGGTGGAAACAGCCCAAGTGGGCGATACACTGCGAGTTTTCTGTGCCCAGACGCCCTTTTATGCGGAATCCGGTGGTCAGATCGGTGATCAGGGCGATATCGTCTGGCCTGAGGGCCGTTTTGCCGTCTCCCGAACCTTTGCCCCCATTGATGGTCTCATCCTCCATGAAGGCGAGGTGGTGCAGGGAGAGCTCAAAGTCGGCACCCAGGTAGAGCTGCAGGTTGCTGAACGCCGCAATGATACCGCGCTGAATCATACGGCCACCCATCTGCTGCAGGCTGCCATGAAAAAGGTCCTGGGCGATCATGTCAAACAGGCCGGTTCTGCTGTGGACCATAATCGACTCCGTTTTGACTTTACCCACTTCTCTCCGCTCACCCATGGCGAGATCTGCACCATCGAGCAGCTGGTCAACGCAGAGATACGGAAAAATATCGAGGTCAGCACCGTCCTCCTTGGCCGTGAACAGGCCATTGAAGAGGGGGCAACCGCGCTCTTTGGTGAAAAATACGGCGATGAAGTCCGCGTGGTCAGCATCGGCGGGTTCAGTAAAGAACTCTGCGGTGGTACCCACGCCAAGCGCACCGGTGATATCGGCCTGTTCAAGATCGTGGTCGAGACCGGTATTGCTGCTGGTGTCCGTCGTATCGAAGCGGTTACCGGTCCTGGCGCTGTTCATTGGGTGCAGGAGCTTGCGCGGCAAACTTCTGAGATCAGCTCTGTTATTTCCGGTCCCATTGAAGGCGCAGTTGATAAGATCCAAGGACTGCTCAAACGGCAAAAAGAGCTGGAACGTCAGATCGCCAACCTCAATGCCTCCATGGCGCTTTCTGATCTGGACCAACTGCTCTCCTCGGCCATTGATATTGACGGGATGCAGGTCATTGCCAGTCGGGTACCACTGGACTCACCGAAAACTCTGCGAGAAATAGGGGACAAGGTCCGCGACAAGCTGGCAAGCGGCATTATTGTTCTCGGCGGTGAATTTGATGGTAAGGCCGCGCTTTTGGCCATGGTCAGTAAAGATTTGACCGGTCGAATCAAGGCTGGCGAGCTGGTGAGCCGGGTTGCAGCCGTTGTCGGTGGTAAGGGCGGTGGACGTCCGGATATGGCCCAGGCTGGCGGCCCCATGCCTGATAAACTTGATGAGGCCATCTCCAGTGTGTCTTCGATCATCAAAGGTTTGGGAGGCATCTGA
- a CDS encoding beta-ketoacyl-[acyl-carrier-protein] synthase family protein: protein MKSLSNQQRIVITGVGLTAPGASNLEEFRANLLAGKSGVSSLDLRFMGVHPAGLCTFAETRYRKKRENKRGTRAGCIGVYCANEALVDAGIDFSSYDKARTGVYIGLTEHGTVETENEVYNISKYDYNVDYWTHHHNPRTVVNNPAGEITMNLGITGPHYAIGAACAAGNAALIQGVQMLRLGEVDLALCGGLSESVGSFGIFASFRSQGALAEHEDPTKASRPFDQDRNGIVISEGGCIFTLERLETALERGAKIYGEITGYAMNSDARDFVLPYGPRQKQCMQAALEKAGLRPDQVSILNAHATGTKQGDVEECNAIRETFEGCEHTYINNTKSAIGHAMGAAGVLELAGNLPSFEDNMVHPTINVDNLDPDCAIPGLVTNSAKQLDQVDVILNNSFGMLGINSVVIVERFIAN from the coding sequence ATGAAAAGTCTTTCAAATCAGCAACGTATTGTTATTACCGGCGTTGGGCTGACTGCCCCCGGTGCGTCTAATCTCGAGGAATTTCGGGCCAATCTCTTGGCTGGTAAAAGCGGTGTTTCCTCCCTGGATCTTCGCTTCATGGGCGTGCATCCTGCGGGGCTTTGTACCTTTGCCGAAACCCGGTATCGTAAAAAACGTGAAAATAAACGCGGTACTCGGGCGGGCTGTATCGGTGTTTACTGTGCCAATGAGGCCCTGGTGGATGCAGGTATCGATTTCTCCTCCTACGACAAGGCTCGAACCGGCGTCTATATTGGCCTCACCGAGCATGGAACCGTGGAGACCGAAAACGAGGTCTATAATATCTCCAAGTACGACTACAACGTCGATTACTGGACCCATCACCACAATCCGCGCACCGTGGTCAACAATCCGGCTGGCGAAATTACCATGAACCTTGGGATCACCGGTCCCCATTACGCCATTGGTGCCGCCTGTGCCGCAGGTAATGCCGCCCTGATTCAAGGGGTGCAGATGCTCCGGCTTGGGGAGGTTGACCTGGCGCTTTGCGGCGGACTGTCGGAGAGTGTCGGTTCTTTTGGTATCTTTGCTTCGTTTCGTTCCCAGGGTGCCCTTGCCGAACATGAAGATCCGACCAAGGCAAGCCGCCCCTTTGACCAGGATCGCAACGGGATCGTCATCTCCGAAGGTGGCTGTATCTTCACCCTGGAGCGGCTGGAGACTGCCCTTGAGCGGGGGGCCAAGATCTATGGTGAAATCACCGGCTATGCCATGAACTCCGATGCTCGTGATTTTGTGCTGCCCTACGGCCCGCGCCAGAAACAGTGCATGCAGGCTGCGCTTGAAAAAGCAGGCCTGCGACCGGATCAGGTCTCCATCCTCAATGCCCATGCCACAGGCACCAAACAGGGGGATGTGGAGGAGTGTAACGCCATTCGTGAGACCTTTGAGGGGTGTGAACACACCTATATTAACAATACCAAATCAGCCATAGGCCACGCCATGGGGGCGGCCGGTGTGCTTGAGTTGGCGGGAAATCTCCCTTCCTTTGAGGATAATATGGTCCATCCGACCATTAACGTGGATAACCTCGATCCGGATTGTGCAATCCCTGGCCTGGTGACCAATAGTGCCAAACAACTGGATCAGGTGGATGTTATTCTCAATAACTCCTTTGGTATGCTGGGCATAAATTCGGTGGTCATTGTCGAGAGATTTATAGCGAACTAA
- a CDS encoding 3-hydroxyacyl-ACP dehydratase FabZ family protein: MTDPLILERLPHRPPFLWLDRVVELSNEQIRAEKFLPQDLDVFQGHYPSYPIMPGVLLCEAVFQAGALFLSQSLGNGEDVPAAGVPVLTRILGAKFKREVRPGDTLDITAKLIERLGPAWIMKGAVRVGGKVAVQVEFACARKEA; the protein is encoded by the coding sequence ATGACTGATCCACTGATTCTTGAACGGTTGCCTCATCGTCCTCCCTTTCTCTGGTTGGACCGGGTGGTGGAGCTGAGCAACGAGCAGATTCGCGCCGAAAAATTCCTTCCACAAGATCTGGACGTGTTTCAGGGGCATTATCCTAGCTACCCCATAATGCCGGGCGTGCTGCTTTGTGAGGCGGTTTTTCAGGCGGGGGCTCTATTTTTAAGCCAGAGCCTCGGGAACGGTGAGGATGTCCCCGCTGCCGGAGTGCCGGTCTTGACCCGTATATTAGGCGCCAAGTTTAAACGGGAAGTGCGCCCCGGTGATACCCTGGATATAACCGCTAAACTCATCGAGCGGCTGGGGCCTGCCTGGATTATGAAGGGAGCGGTGCGGGTCGGTGGTAAAGTGGCGGTTCAGGTTGAATTTGCCTGTGCCCGCAAGGAGGCCTAA
- a CDS encoding FAD-dependent oxidoreductase, producing MAAYQLIIIGGGLSGLAAGIRAARFGYKTLILEQHSLPGGLNSYYTRQGRLFETGLHAMTNYAEPRDKRAPLNRLFRQLRLSRKQFTFHQQIASEIHFPDRRLRFSNDPEMLEEAIGQAFPARIDAFRFLKSRIADYDPFTVVPWRSTRGFLHEILQEPALEDMLLLPLMVYGNAEEEDMDLGQFVIMFRAVFEDGFFRPSGTMREFISLLVEQYKEFGGELRYRAPVSRIVIEEGAVRGVALESGEILEAETVLSTAGMPETIRLSDWSADPEEYSGRMSFMETISVLPRRTSTELGADRTIIFYNSRNTLTYRRPAEYLDTSWGVICFPEHFSGLPLEETAQIRVTNAASYPLWNSLGREEYTTQKAYWTRAAVTASEEIIGNYQPSIVYQDSFTPLTIERFTRKAEGAVYGSSRKIKDGLTPWPNLFVAGTDQGYLGIVGAMLSGITVVNQHILG from the coding sequence ATGGCTGCGTATCAGCTCATCATCATAGGCGGTGGCCTTTCAGGACTGGCAGCAGGAATCCGTGCCGCTCGTTTTGGCTACAAAACCCTGATTCTTGAACAGCACAGTCTACCCGGCGGGCTCAATTCCTACTACACTCGGCAGGGGCGTCTTTTTGAGACTGGCCTCCATGCCATGACCAATTACGCCGAACCACGCGATAAACGAGCTCCTCTCAATCGCCTGTTCCGTCAGTTGCGCCTTTCCCGCAAGCAGTTCACCTTTCACCAGCAGATAGCCTCCGAAATCCATTTTCCGGATCGTCGTCTTCGTTTCAGCAATGATCCGGAGATGTTGGAAGAAGCCATTGGCCAGGCCTTTCCTGCACGGATAGATGCTTTTCGATTTCTCAAAAGCCGCATCGCCGACTATGACCCCTTTACGGTTGTTCCCTGGCGATCGACCCGTGGGTTTCTCCACGAAATTCTCCAGGAGCCAGCCCTGGAGGATATGCTGCTCCTGCCACTGATGGTCTATGGCAACGCCGAAGAAGAAGACATGGATCTGGGCCAGTTTGTGATCATGTTTCGGGCGGTGTTTGAGGATGGTTTTTTTCGTCCCAGTGGTACCATGCGCGAATTTATCTCCCTGCTGGTTGAGCAGTATAAGGAGTTTGGGGGAGAGCTGCGCTATCGGGCTCCGGTTTCGCGGATCGTGATTGAAGAGGGAGCGGTGCGCGGAGTAGCTCTGGAAAGTGGTGAGATTCTGGAAGCGGAAACTGTGCTTTCCACCGCCGGCATGCCGGAAACGATCCGCCTCTCCGATTGGAGTGCTGATCCCGAAGAGTACAGCGGTCGGATGAGCTTCATGGAGACCATATCCGTGTTGCCCCGCCGTACTTCCACGGAACTTGGAGCAGATCGGACCATTATCTTCTACAACAGTCGGAATACGCTAACCTATCGTCGGCCTGCAGAGTACCTTGATACCTCCTGGGGGGTTATCTGTTTTCCGGAACATTTTTCTGGGCTGCCTCTCGAGGAGACCGCGCAGATTCGAGTGACCAATGCCGCAAGCTATCCCTTGTGGAATTCGCTGGGACGAGAAGAGTACACCACCCAGAAAGCGTACTGGACCCGGGCTGCCGTAACCGCCAGTGAGGAAATTATTGGGAATTATCAACCGTCCATTGTATATCAGGACAGTTTTACCCCACTCACCATCGAGCGTTTCACCCGTAAAGCCGAAGGGGCCGTGTACGGAAGCAGTCGTAAGATAAAAGATGGTTTGACGCCTTGGCCTAATCTTTTTGTCGCGGGAACCGACCAGGGCTACCTCGGGATTGTCGGGGCCATGCTCAGCGGCATTACCGTGGTGAATCAGCACATTCTAGGTTAA
- the acs gene encoding acetate--CoA ligase has translation MSAMEDKITSLLAEGKVFQPPEKGRDQAWIKSMEEYKKAYAHSMEDPEGFWAERAEELVTWDKKWDQVLEYDLNVPEVKWFQGGKLNVSANCLDRHLTDGRRNKAAIIWQGEPEEDVRVYTYQMLHDEVCRFANVLKKKGVKKGDRVAIYLPMVPELAISLLACARLGAVHSVVFGGFSAVALQSRIEDCHAKVLITADAVLRSGKAIPLKPNADEALETCPSVESCIVVRRAGIDINMQDGRDCWWHKEITELDITSECEPESMDAEDMLFILYTSGSTGKPKGVVHTTGGYLTYAMHTSQWVFDIKDDDVYWCTADIGWITGHSYILYGPLGLGATTVMFEGVPSYPGPDRFWKIVEKFKVNIFYTAPTAIRALMREGVEPTKKWDLSSLRILGSVGEPINPEAWMWYHINVGKEKLPIVDTWWQTETGGIMISALPYVTPLKPGSATLPLPGIDAAIFNEEGKEASPNEGGHLVIRKPWPGMLRGVFGNPERYKKAYFNRYEDTYDPEDGARVDEDGYFWIMGRLDDVINVSGHRLGTAEIESALVAHEAVAEAAAVGMPHPVKGQAIFAYVTLMSWAEETEELRAELRQHVRKEIGPIASPDVIQWAPGLPKTRSGKIMRRILRKIAANDFQDFGDTSTLADPSVVDQLVESKKEMG, from the coding sequence ATGAGTGCAATGGAAGACAAAATTACCAGTTTATTGGCCGAAGGAAAAGTATTCCAGCCACCGGAAAAGGGCCGTGACCAGGCCTGGATCAAGTCGATGGAGGAATACAAGAAGGCCTACGCCCACTCCATGGAAGATCCGGAAGGATTTTGGGCCGAGCGGGCGGAAGAGCTGGTTACCTGGGACAAGAAATGGGACCAGGTGCTTGAGTACGACCTGAATGTGCCCGAGGTGAAATGGTTCCAGGGCGGTAAGCTCAATGTCTCTGCCAACTGTCTGGATCGCCATCTCACCGATGGTCGCCGCAATAAGGCAGCCATTATCTGGCAGGGCGAGCCGGAAGAGGATGTGCGCGTCTACACCTATCAGATGCTGCACGACGAAGTCTGCCGTTTTGCCAATGTTCTCAAGAAAAAAGGCGTTAAAAAAGGTGATCGGGTCGCCATTTACCTGCCCATGGTTCCGGAGCTGGCGATTTCACTTTTGGCCTGCGCGCGTCTTGGTGCGGTGCATTCTGTGGTCTTTGGTGGTTTTTCCGCCGTTGCCCTGCAGAGCCGTATCGAAGATTGCCATGCCAAGGTCTTGATTACCGCGGATGCTGTTCTTCGTAGCGGCAAGGCGATTCCGCTCAAACCCAATGCGGATGAGGCATTGGAGACCTGCCCCAGCGTGGAGAGCTGTATTGTTGTCCGTCGTGCCGGTATTGATATCAATATGCAGGACGGCCGTGATTGCTGGTGGCATAAAGAGATCACCGAGCTGGATATCACCTCCGAGTGTGAGCCGGAGTCCATGGATGCCGAGGATATGCTCTTTATCCTCTACACCTCTGGCTCCACGGGTAAGCCCAAAGGGGTCGTTCACACCACCGGTGGGTATCTGACCTATGCCATGCATACCTCTCAGTGGGTTTTTGATATCAAGGATGACGATGTCTACTGGTGTACCGCCGATATTGGCTGGATCACTGGGCATAGTTACATCCTCTATGGTCCGCTGGGACTGGGCGCAACCACCGTCATGTTTGAGGGCGTGCCTTCCTATCCGGGACCGGACCGGTTCTGGAAAATTGTGGAGAAATTCAAGGTTAATATCTTCTATACAGCACCGACCGCTATTCGCGCGCTGATGCGTGAGGGGGTTGAGCCAACCAAGAAATGGGATCTCTCCAGCCTGCGTATTCTTGGCTCCGTTGGTGAGCCTATCAACCCCGAAGCCTGGATGTGGTATCACATCAATGTGGGCAAAGAGAAGCTGCCCATTGTTGATACCTGGTGGCAGACGGAGACCGGCGGCATCATGATCTCGGCGCTGCCTTATGTCACTCCGCTCAAGCCGGGCTCTGCAACCCTGCCCCTGCCGGGTATTGACGCAGCTATTTTTAATGAGGAGGGCAAAGAGGCCAGCCCCAATGAGGGCGGGCATCTGGTTATTCGCAAGCCTTGGCCTGGTATGCTCCGTGGCGTTTTCGGTAACCCCGAACGTTATAAAAAAGCCTACTTCAACCGTTACGAAGATACCTACGATCCTGAGGACGGTGCCCGCGTTGACGAGGACGGCTACTTCTGGATTATGGGCCGCCTTGATGACGTGATCAACGTTTCCGGTCATCGTCTGGGAACAGCCGAAATCGAGTCTGCCCTGGTTGCCCATGAGGCAGTTGCTGAGGCTGCGGCCGTTGGTATGCCCCATCCGGTGAAAGGTCAGGCCATCTTTGCCTATGTTACCTTGATGTCCTGGGCTGAGGAAACTGAGGAGTTGCGCGCCGAGCTGCGTCAGCACGTACGCAAAGAGATCGGTCCGATCGCCTCTCCGGATGTTATTCAGTGGGCTCCGGGCCTGCCGAAGACCCGTTCCGGTAAAATCATGCGCCGCATTCTGCGTAAGATTGCTGCCAACGATTTTCAAGACTTTGGTGATACCTCAACCCTTGCTGATCCTTCTGTTGTCGATCAGCTGGTTGAGAGTAAAAAAGAGATGGGCTGA
- a CDS encoding NAD(P)/FAD-dependent oxidoreductase — translation MQFTPLDTLQPQYDVIVIGSGLGGLTSANRLAAAGHSVLLLEHHIQLGGLATWFKRGGHIFDVSLHGFPYGMVKTCKKYWGKAIRDSIVQLKNIVFDNPQFSLTTTFSKKDFVRILQEHFGIEKQVVEGFFATVDGMNFYDDQSMTTRELFDQFFPGRTDVHRLLMEPITYANGSTLDEPAITYGIVFSNFMNRGVFTFEGGTDKLIHMMSQELLEKGVDICTGAKVERVLVEGGVTSGVVVKGRTIAARAVVSNAGITNTIDNLVGREQFATEYVEKFNQVQVNNSSCQVYFGLRKGEVIDDIGDLLFTSTSEEFSSEEMRGMETKSRTFSVYYPKTRPDAAPDYTIVASMNANYDDWARLDKEAYARAKEAMIERCLVDLERYIPGVRDKIDTIESATPKTFNRYTLHTKGTSFGTKFEGLDVSRSLHKELAGLFHVGSVGIIMSGWLGAINYGVIVANDVDSYLRS, via the coding sequence ATGCAATTTACGCCTTTGGACACCCTGCAACCGCAGTATGACGTTATCGTAATCGGCTCGGGCCTTGGTGGGCTGACCAGCGCCAACCGGCTGGCGGCAGCTGGCCATTCCGTGCTTTTGCTGGAGCACCATATTCAACTCGGTGGCTTGGCAACCTGGTTCAAGCGGGGCGGACATATCTTTGACGTTTCTTTGCATGGATTTCCCTATGGTATGGTCAAGACCTGCAAAAAATACTGGGGCAAAGCCATTCGGGACTCCATTGTCCAGTTGAAAAATATCGTTTTTGACAACCCCCAGTTTTCCCTCACCACTACCTTCAGCAAAAAGGACTTTGTCCGTATTCTCCAGGAACACTTCGGCATAGAGAAGCAGGTCGTCGAGGGCTTCTTTGCCACGGTTGATGGCATGAACTTTTATGACGATCAATCGATGACCACCCGTGAACTCTTTGATCAGTTCTTTCCTGGGCGAACTGATGTGCATCGTCTCTTGATGGAGCCTATCACCTACGCCAATGGTTCTACTCTGGATGAACCGGCCATCACCTATGGCATTGTTTTTTCCAACTTCATGAACCGTGGGGTTTTCACCTTTGAGGGCGGCACCGACAAGCTGATTCATATGATGAGCCAGGAGTTGCTGGAAAAAGGGGTGGATATCTGCACTGGCGCCAAGGTGGAGCGTGTCCTGGTTGAGGGGGGCGTGACCTCCGGTGTGGTGGTCAAAGGCCGCACCATTGCAGCTCGGGCCGTGGTCTCCAACGCCGGTATCACCAACACCATAGATAACCTGGTCGGCCGTGAGCAGTTTGCCACTGAATATGTGGAAAAATTTAATCAGGTCCAGGTCAATAACTCCAGCTGCCAGGTCTACTTCGGTCTTCGCAAGGGCGAAGTCATTGATGACATCGGTGATCTGCTCTTTACCTCGACCTCAGAAGAATTTTCCTCGGAAGAGATGCGGGGAATGGAGACCAAGAGCCGCACCTTCTCGGTCTACTATCCCAAGACCAGGCCTGACGCAGCACCGGATTACACCATCGTCGCCTCGATGAACGCCAACTATGATGACTGGGCAAGGCTGGACAAGGAAGCCTATGCCAGAGCCAAAGAGGCAATGATAGAGCGTTGCCTGGTGGATTTGGAACGCTATATTCCAGGCGTACGCGACAAGATCGATACCATTGAATCAGCCACCCCCAAGACCTTCAACCGCTATACCCTCCACACCAAAGGAACCTCCTTTGGCACCAAGTTTGAAGGGCTTGATGTCTCCCGTTCTCTCCATAAAGAGCTGGCTGGACTCTTTCACGTGGGCTCGGTGGGCATTATCATGAGTGGTTGGCTGGGGGCTATCAATTATGGCGTCATCGTGGCCAATGATGTGGACAGCTACTTGAGGAGTTGA